A region of Microbacterium suwonense DNA encodes the following proteins:
- the era gene encoding GTPase Era — translation MTERDEMGAPTRSGFVTFVGRPNVGKSTLTNALVGEKIAITSEKPQTTRRAIRGILNRPDGQLVIVDTPGIHKPRTLLGERLNDLVEQVLGDVDVIGFCVPATEKVGPGDRRIAASLDGYPRAKKVAIVTKTDAAGRDEIVERLMEVDSLREDWAAVIPLSALGREQLDVLADEMLALMPEGPRLYEDGIVTDESTDDRIAEIIREAALAGVRDELPHSIAVVVDDVAPREDGDLTDVYASIVVERDSQKAIIIGHKGSRLRDVGAVARGGIEELLGTRVFLKLHVRVAKEWQRDPKQLGRLGF, via the coding sequence ATGACTGAACGGGATGAGATGGGCGCACCGACGCGCAGCGGGTTCGTCACCTTCGTGGGGCGGCCGAACGTCGGCAAATCCACGCTGACGAACGCGCTGGTGGGTGAGAAGATCGCAATCACCAGTGAGAAGCCGCAGACCACGCGGCGCGCGATCCGCGGCATCCTGAACCGTCCCGACGGCCAGCTTGTGATCGTCGACACCCCCGGCATCCACAAGCCGCGGACGCTGCTCGGCGAGCGGCTGAACGACCTGGTCGAGCAGGTGCTCGGCGATGTGGACGTGATCGGCTTCTGCGTGCCCGCCACCGAGAAGGTGGGCCCCGGCGATCGCCGGATCGCGGCGTCGCTGGACGGCTATCCGCGGGCGAAGAAGGTGGCGATCGTCACGAAGACGGATGCTGCGGGCAGAGACGAGATCGTCGAGCGGCTCATGGAGGTCGACTCTCTGCGCGAGGATTGGGCAGCCGTCATTCCGCTCTCCGCTCTGGGACGCGAGCAGCTGGACGTGCTGGCCGACGAGATGCTGGCCCTCATGCCCGAGGGGCCGCGGCTCTACGAAGACGGAATCGTCACCGACGAGTCCACCGACGACAGGATCGCCGAGATCATCCGCGAGGCGGCGCTGGCGGGTGTGCGCGACGAGCTGCCGCACTCGATCGCTGTCGTGGTCGACGATGTCGCACCGCGTGAAGACGGCGATCTGACCGACGTGTACGCCTCGATCGTCGTCGAGCGCGACAGTCAGAAAGCGATCATCATCGGGCACAAGGGTTCACGCCTGCGCGATGTCGGCGCCGTGGCGCGCGGGGGCATCGAGGAGCTGCTGGGCACTCGGGTGTTCCTGAAGCTGCATGTGCGCGTCGCCAAGGAATGGCAGCGCGATCCCAAGCAGCTCGGACGATTGGGGTTCTGA
- the recO gene encoding DNA repair protein RecO, which yields MPTYRDEAVILRTHKLGEADRIVTMLSRRNGKIRAVAKGVRRTSSKFGSRLEPFMVADVQLYQGRSLDIVQQAESLGAYGAEIAVDYERFTAASAMVETADRLNEAEATSDQYLLLVGGLRSLSRGEHAARSILDSYLLRVMALSGWAPALEDCARCGAPGPHRHFGPQLGGTVCEDCAPAGSPRISASTLTLLRALMSGDWAMIDASAPGDLSSASGAVAAYAQWHLERGIRSLEHVTGPQWEGTR from the coding sequence GTGCCCACCTATCGAGACGAAGCGGTGATCCTGCGCACCCACAAGCTGGGCGAGGCGGACCGGATCGTCACGATGCTCTCGCGGCGCAACGGCAAGATCCGCGCGGTGGCGAAAGGCGTGCGACGCACGTCATCGAAGTTCGGGTCGAGACTCGAGCCGTTCATGGTCGCCGACGTGCAGCTGTATCAGGGACGTTCGCTCGACATCGTGCAGCAGGCGGAGTCGCTGGGTGCGTACGGCGCTGAGATCGCCGTGGACTACGAGCGGTTCACTGCAGCCAGCGCCATGGTCGAGACCGCCGATCGGCTCAATGAGGCGGAGGCCACCTCCGATCAGTACCTGCTGCTCGTCGGAGGCCTGCGATCGCTGTCGCGCGGGGAGCATGCCGCGCGCAGCATCCTGGACTCGTATCTGCTGCGTGTGATGGCGCTTTCGGGCTGGGCGCCCGCACTGGAGGACTGCGCCCGCTGCGGTGCGCCGGGCCCGCACCGCCATTTCGGGCCGCAGCTGGGCGGGACGGTGTGCGAGGACTGTGCGCCCGCCGGCAGCCCGCGCATCTCGGCGTCCACGCTGACGCTGCTGCGTGCGCTGATGAGCGGTGACTGGGCCATGATCGACGCCTCGGCACCGGGAGACCTGAGCTCGGCATCCGGTGCTGTCGCCGCCTACGCGCAATGGCATCTCGAGCGCGGCATCCGCTCTCTCGAGCACGTGACAGGCCCGCAGTGGGAGGGAACCCGTTGA
- a CDS encoding hemolysin family protein: MTPVILLAAAVLLVAFGGLMAAVDAAFSVTSRSDLEELATIGRKSSALRAIAADPDPHVNAVAFMRVTSETTAAVLVTVSLDSLLPSIWWAMLAAAVLMTGITFVLVGASPRSYGRLHAAGILRIWAPTVRAVRVLLGPLAEALVRAGRRVTPGAGRSSFASEEQLSMVDEAASNSLIEEDDRDLIHSVFDFTDQFVRAVMVPRTEMLTVDAAATTTEAMELFLRHGVSRMPVVDDDADDVVGVLYLKDLVQFAYRDESAWRGAPVRPIARAAAFVPESMRAESLLQQMKRDAVHVCIVVDEHGGVSGLVSLEDLIEELVGEISDEYDRGPAEVVDLGAGRYRVNSRLPLEDVGDLFGLDLEDEDVDSIGGLLGKALGQVPQPGATTSVKGLVLTGGASRGRGRGIATVFVERAAGDDDEDADRDGGQRDD; the protein is encoded by the coding sequence ATGACACCGGTCATCCTGCTCGCGGCCGCTGTGCTGCTGGTGGCGTTCGGCGGCCTGATGGCCGCGGTCGACGCCGCGTTCTCGGTGACCTCGCGCAGCGACCTCGAGGAGCTGGCGACGATCGGCCGCAAGTCCTCCGCATTGCGCGCCATCGCCGCCGACCCCGACCCGCATGTCAACGCGGTCGCGTTCATGCGCGTGACCTCTGAGACGACCGCCGCCGTGCTCGTGACCGTCTCGCTGGACTCGCTGCTGCCGAGCATCTGGTGGGCGATGCTCGCGGCCGCCGTGCTGATGACCGGCATCACCTTCGTGCTCGTCGGCGCCAGCCCGCGCTCGTACGGCAGGCTGCACGCGGCCGGCATCCTGCGGATCTGGGCCCCGACGGTCCGTGCCGTGCGGGTGCTGCTGGGGCCTCTCGCCGAAGCCCTCGTGCGCGCCGGACGGCGGGTGACGCCCGGGGCGGGCAGAAGCAGCTTCGCCTCGGAGGAGCAGCTGAGCATGGTCGACGAGGCCGCGTCGAACTCTCTCATCGAGGAGGACGACAGGGATCTGATCCACTCGGTGTTCGACTTCACCGACCAGTTCGTGCGCGCCGTGATGGTGCCGCGCACCGAGATGCTGACCGTCGACGCGGCCGCCACGACCACCGAGGCGATGGAGCTGTTCCTGCGACACGGCGTCTCACGCATGCCCGTCGTCGACGACGATGCCGACGATGTGGTCGGCGTGCTCTACCTGAAGGATCTCGTGCAGTTCGCCTACCGCGATGAGAGCGCCTGGCGCGGGGCGCCGGTGCGACCGATCGCCCGCGCGGCCGCGTTCGTGCCGGAATCGATGCGGGCCGAATCGCTGCTGCAGCAGATGAAGCGGGACGCGGTGCACGTGTGCATCGTCGTGGACGAGCACGGCGGCGTCTCGGGCCTGGTCTCTCTGGAGGATCTCATCGAGGAGCTGGTCGGCGAGATCTCCGACGAGTACGATCGCGGACCGGCGGAGGTGGTCGATCTCGGCGCAGGACGCTACCGGGTGAACTCCCGGCTGCCGCTGGAGGACGTCGGCGACCTTTTCGGATTGGACCTGGAGGATGAGGATGTCGATTCGATCGGCGGCCTTCTCGGCAAGGCGCTGGGCCAGGTGCCTCAGCCCGGGGCGACCACCTCGGTGAAGGGGCTGGTGCTCACCGGCGGCGCCTCGCGCGGACGGGGACGCGGCATCGCCACCGTGTTCGTGGAGCGCGCTGCCGGTGATGATGACGAGGATGCGGATCGCGACGGAGGACAACGGGATGACTGA
- a CDS encoding isoprenyl transferase, which translates to MSPKPYTHKDAVPFRPLDWTGVHPPQFPAVPEHVAIVMDGNGRWANRRGLSRIEGHKAGEEVLLDVVAGAIQAGVKHLSVYAFSTENWARSPDEVRFLMGYNRDVLHRRRDQLNEWGVRVRWAGRKPRLWGSVIKELQFAEQLTRDNDVLTLTMCVNYGGRVELVDAVRALAEDVKAGRIKPGAITEKQIRRRLYVPDMPDVDLFLRSSGEQRTSNFLLWQSAYAEMVFLDTLWPDFSREELWRAIGIYLSRDRRFGGAVDTPDPA; encoded by the coding sequence TTGAGCCCGAAGCCGTACACGCACAAGGATGCCGTACCGTTCCGTCCACTGGACTGGACCGGCGTGCATCCGCCGCAGTTCCCGGCGGTGCCCGAGCACGTCGCGATCGTCATGGACGGCAACGGGCGCTGGGCGAACCGCCGCGGCCTGAGCCGCATCGAGGGACACAAGGCCGGTGAGGAGGTGCTGCTCGACGTCGTCGCCGGTGCCATCCAGGCCGGGGTCAAGCACCTTTCGGTGTATGCCTTCTCAACGGAGAACTGGGCGCGCTCGCCCGACGAGGTGCGGTTCCTGATGGGCTACAACCGCGATGTGCTGCATCGACGGCGTGACCAGCTCAACGAGTGGGGCGTGCGGGTGCGCTGGGCAGGACGCAAGCCCCGGCTGTGGGGCTCGGTGATCAAAGAGCTGCAGTTCGCCGAGCAGCTCACCCGCGACAATGACGTGCTCACGCTCACGATGTGCGTGAACTACGGCGGACGGGTCGAACTGGTGGATGCCGTGCGTGCGCTGGCCGAGGACGTGAAGGCCGGGCGGATCAAGCCGGGTGCGATCACCGAGAAGCAGATCCGCAGGCGCCTGTACGTGCCGGACATGCCCGACGTCGACCTGTTCCTGCGCAGCTCGGGGGAGCAGCGCACCTCCAACTTCCTGCTCTGGCAGTCGGCGTATGCCGAGATGGTGTTCCTCGACACGCTGTGGCCGGACTTCTCCCGCGAAGAGCTGTGGCGGGCGATCGGCATCTACCTGTCGCGCGACCGTCGCTTCGGCGGTGCCGTGGATACGCCGGATCCCGCCTGA
- a CDS encoding trimeric intracellular cation channel family protein: MTEPLFIIPLWADLLGVALGGIQGAMFASGFQGERRLDWLGVAIIGIMIGMGGGLIRDLLIGQPPATLQSDWYLITAVGAALFGMLLAGVFNRINILIVVLDAVVIGMFGAFGVSKAVAFGIPPIPAVFIGACAAVGGGVLRDVLMGLPVAIMHVGSLYAVAAGVGCTAIMIMHAFGVGITLAAVIGIVLTAIIRVLAVVYDLSLPEQRRLYRRKVATETGMIPIIKP, translated from the coding sequence GTGACCGAACCGCTCTTCATCATCCCGCTGTGGGCCGATCTGCTCGGCGTCGCGCTCGGTGGCATCCAGGGTGCGATGTTCGCCTCCGGCTTCCAGGGGGAACGCCGGCTGGACTGGCTCGGCGTCGCGATCATCGGCATCATGATCGGCATGGGCGGCGGTCTCATTCGAGATCTGCTGATCGGTCAGCCCCCGGCCACGCTGCAGAGCGACTGGTACCTCATCACGGCCGTCGGGGCGGCGCTGTTCGGGATGCTGCTGGCCGGTGTCTTCAACCGCATCAACATCCTCATCGTGGTGCTCGATGCGGTCGTGATCGGCATGTTCGGAGCGTTCGGGGTCAGTAAGGCCGTCGCCTTCGGCATCCCGCCGATCCCCGCGGTCTTCATCGGCGCCTGCGCGGCCGTCGGCGGCGGGGTGCTGCGCGATGTCCTGATGGGCCTGCCGGTCGCGATCATGCATGTCGGCTCGCTCTACGCGGTCGCCGCGGGGGTGGGCTGCACGGCGATCATGATCATGCACGCATTCGGCGTGGGCATCACGCTGGCGGCGGTGATCGGCATCGTCCTGACCGCGATCATCCGCGTGCTCGCCGTCGTCTACGATCTGTCACTGCCCGAGCAGCGCCGCCTGTACCGCCGCAAGGTCGCGACCGAGACCGGAATGATCCCGATCATCAAGCCCTGA
- a CDS encoding NADP-dependent oxidoreductase: MAWHWIAEQWGTPDSWRFAEDDVPGPGVGEVTIRVHAAGVNPADAKHVARPRPGLELPTPIGYEVSGVITAVGDDTTIVRGPVSVGDEVIAFRVRGGYATELTVPAQKVLRKPAPLSHPQAANLLLAGTTAAEMLEVVGAAAGETVLLHGASGAVGVSVLQQAALQGIRVIGTASRARFDTVSDFGGIPVEYGDGLAERVTAALVDAGAERIDAALDAVGTDEAVATSLALVPDRTRIVTIAAADAAAQHGIRAIAGSLPDSARFRDAVREHLVELAEQGLLDVPMAREYPLNQAPQALELLASGHPGGKVALVP, translated from the coding sequence ATGGCCTGGCACTGGATCGCCGAGCAGTGGGGCACGCCGGACTCCTGGCGGTTCGCAGAAGACGACGTGCCGGGCCCTGGCGTCGGTGAGGTCACGATCCGCGTCCACGCAGCAGGGGTCAACCCCGCAGACGCCAAGCACGTCGCACGGCCCCGGCCCGGGCTGGAGCTTCCGACGCCGATCGGCTACGAGGTCTCGGGAGTCATCACCGCTGTCGGCGACGACACGACGATCGTCAGGGGTCCGGTGTCGGTGGGCGACGAGGTCATCGCCTTCCGCGTCAGGGGAGGGTACGCCACGGAGCTCACCGTCCCCGCGCAGAAGGTGCTGCGAAAGCCCGCGCCCCTGAGCCATCCGCAGGCGGCCAACCTGCTGCTCGCGGGGACGACCGCGGCCGAGATGCTCGAAGTCGTCGGCGCTGCCGCGGGGGAGACCGTGCTGCTGCACGGTGCCTCGGGCGCGGTGGGCGTGAGCGTGCTGCAGCAGGCGGCGCTGCAGGGCATCCGGGTGATCGGCACGGCCAGCAGGGCCCGATTCGACACGGTGAGCGACTTCGGTGGCATCCCGGTGGAGTACGGCGACGGGCTCGCCGAACGGGTGACGGCGGCACTGGTGGATGCCGGCGCCGAGCGGATCGACGCAGCCCTGGACGCGGTCGGCACCGATGAGGCGGTCGCCACCTCGCTCGCTCTCGTGCCCGATCGCACGCGCATCGTCACGATCGCGGCAGCTGACGCCGCGGCGCAGCACGGCATCCGGGCCATCGCCGGCTCACTGCCCGACAGCGCCCGCTTCCGCGACGCTGTACGCGAGCATCTGGTCGAGCTCGCCGAGCAGGGCCTTCTGGACGTTCCGATGGCACGGGAGTACCCGCTGAATCAGGCGCCGCAGGCGCTGGAGCTGCTGGCATCCGGGCATCCGGGCGGCAAAGTCGCCCTCGTCCCCTGA
- a CDS encoding DsbA family oxidoreductase encodes MSEPISIDIWSDIACPWCYIGKRNLEAGLAATASDDDAPQVNITFHSFELSPDTPVDFDGDEIDFLAGHKGMPRDQVEQMLARVTDVAAGAGLQYRFDLLQHTNTVKAHELLHFAKANGRQHEMKERLMSAYFIEGRHVGRIDDLVALADEIGLDAGEARSALEAAEYLEAVRADQAQARAYGINGVPFFVIDGQYGVSGAQPPEAFENVIRDVWAKKLVAAPAE; translated from the coding sequence GTGAGCGAACCCATCTCGATCGACATCTGGTCCGACATCGCCTGCCCCTGGTGCTACATCGGCAAGCGCAACCTCGAAGCGGGCCTCGCGGCCACCGCGAGCGACGATGACGCACCGCAGGTGAACATCACGTTCCACTCCTTCGAGCTCTCGCCCGACACGCCGGTCGACTTCGACGGCGACGAGATCGACTTCCTCGCCGGTCACAAGGGCATGCCCCGCGACCAGGTCGAGCAGATGCTCGCGCGCGTCACCGACGTGGCCGCGGGCGCGGGCCTGCAGTACCGGTTCGATCTGCTGCAGCACACCAACACGGTCAAGGCCCACGAACTGCTGCACTTCGCCAAGGCGAACGGCAGGCAGCACGAGATGAAGGAGCGCCTGATGTCGGCCTACTTCATCGAGGGTCGGCATGTCGGTCGTATCGACGATCTCGTCGCTCTCGCCGACGAGATCGGGTTGGATGCCGGCGAAGCACGCTCCGCCCTCGAGGCCGCTGAGTACCTGGAGGCCGTGCGCGCCGATCAGGCACAGGCCCGTGCCTACGGCATCAACGGGGTGCCGTTCTTCGTCATCGACGGTCAGTACGGCGTCAGTGGAGCGCAGCCGCCGGAGGCGTTCGAGAACGTCATCCGCGATGTCTGGGCGAAGAAGCTCGTCGCCGCCCCTGCCGAGTAG